The Candidatus Bathyarchaeota archaeon genome has a window encoding:
- a CDS encoding DUF917 domain-containing protein translates to MWQLVYGAAALATGGGGSCPTYEEFSSVADPFFEAGYKPTLIDPLDISDEDIVFCNVGCGGGIEREFAELYSRRYSPWKNWFKQIDRIFPLNSWSQVPDEPRTEEHLKKLAEIIGKEPVAYVPFEVGPLDAGQLYDAARRGVPLIDADLAGYRAVPELSLTKLNVIDAPVAPYTIGTSWGDVIVGYKVLSHQRWEDISRHIAVISGGGCSPAISISGENIKKGTVHGTMSYSINVGKAILDAKERGDDPVEALLDVTKGYKIFEGKIAYFTTEAKTAFIYGHAWIEGTGKYSGKTFKLYYKNENQISWIDDKPYITCPDPFTVIDKKTGLGLSNFRPEWWVSGREVAVFAMKAAEHWRTEKGLKIYNPKRFGFDIEYIPIEKKLK, encoded by the coding sequence GTGTGGCAGTTGGTTTACGGGGCAGCGGCCCTAGCAACCGGAGGAGGAGGCTCTTGCCCTACCTATGAAGAGTTCAGCTCTGTGGCTGACCCTTTCTTTGAGGCTGGATATAAGCCGACCTTGATTGATCCCTTAGATATCTCTGATGAGGATATAGTCTTCTGTAATGTTGGATGTGGAGGGGGTATTGAGAGGGAGTTTGCCGAACTATACAGCAGGAGATACTCCCCCTGGAAGAACTGGTTCAAACAGATAGACAGGATCTTCCCACTGAATAGCTGGTCTCAGGTCCCAGATGAGCCTAGAACAGAGGAACATTTGAAGAAGCTGGCTGAGATCATCGGTAAGGAACCGGTTGCCTATGTCCCCTTCGAGGTCGGGCCTCTCGATGCGGGTCAGCTCTACGACGCTGCTAGGAGGGGCGTCCCCCTTATCGATGCAGATCTGGCTGGGTATAGGGCGGTCCCCGAACTCTCTCTCACGAAGCTTAATGTGATCGATGCCCCGGTCGCTCCTTACACTATTGGGACCTCCTGGGGAGACGTAATCGTCGGCTATAAGGTCCTGAGCCACCAGAGGTGGGAGGACATATCTAGACACATCGCGGTAATCTCAGGGGGTGGATGCTCCCCCGCAATCTCCATCTCCGGCGAAAACATTAAGAAGGGGACAGTTCATGGGACGATGAGCTACTCAATAAATGTTGGAAAGGCTATTCTCGACGCAAAGGAGAGGGGGGATGATCCTGTAGAAGCTTTATTAGATGTAACTAAAGGGTACAAAATATTTGAGGGAAAAATAGCTTATTTCACAACAGAGGCAAAAACCGCATTCATCTATGGGCATGCATGGATAGAGGGAACTGGAAAGTATTCAGGGAAAACATTTAAATTATACTATAAGAATGAGAATCAGATAAGTTGGATAGATGATAAACCATACATTACGTGTCCAGATCCATTCACTGTGATAGACAAGAAGACAGGGCTTGGACTATCAAACTTTAGACCAGAATGGTGGGTCTCTGGAAGAGAGGTGGCCGTATTCGCCATGAAGGCGGCAGAACATTGGAGGACAGAGAAGGGCCTAAAAATATATAACCCAAAAAGGTTCGGATTCGACATAGAATACATACCAATAGAAAAAAAGCTAAAATAA
- a CDS encoding DUF917 domain-containing protein codes for MLDYQIGCTTLSTGGGGVAPSLEAVERMVDEVLDEGHKLRFIDLEEVPDDAIVFSDCGTGGGIQPEMMEKWTAFPRQRLTRDFKKPIDIYERIRIQIEQADREWCPLNTWSKIPGPEFARAGVKRLIELVGKEPFSHIQFEVAPGFARLLCELAREDKPLIDATVAGHRAAPEISQNGLNLENVPCTPAVWTTLMGDLIVLEQTLCFQRMEEIVEGIATYSGGSVRGVHAVKGSDLKRAAFPGAQSLTMRVGRAIRTALKEGKSPVDAMLKALGPIGFKLFEGEIFDYWQEGRFSFIWGVAKIKGTGPYAGHDMKIWYKNEHHISWLDGKPYVTSPDGINVIDVETGWGLANFWPAEWEPGRKVAVVGVKAEDRWETPMGLKLFGPSHFRFDIPHIPIDKIYKPFE; via the coding sequence GTGCTTGATTATCAGATCGGCTGCACCACCCTCTCAACGGGAGGAGGGGGAGTAGCACCCTCTCTCGAAGCCGTGGAGAGGATGGTCGATGAGGTGTTGGATGAAGGACATAAACTCAGGTTCATAGACCTTGAAGAGGTCCCTGACGATGCCATAGTCTTCTCGGATTGTGGTACTGGTGGGGGCATCCAGCCAGAGATGATGGAGAAGTGGACGGCGTTCCCGAGGCAGAGGCTGACGAGGGACTTCAAAAAGCCCATCGATATCTATGAGAGGATAAGGATCCAAATAGAGCAGGCTGATAGGGAGTGGTGCCCCCTAAACACATGGTCAAAGATCCCGGGCCCCGAGTTTGCTAGGGCCGGGGTGAAGAGGCTGATCGAGCTTGTTGGGAAGGAGCCCTTCTCCCACATCCAGTTCGAGGTGGCGCCCGGGTTCGCTAGGCTGCTGTGCGAACTGGCTAGGGAGGACAAGCCTCTCATAGACGCAACTGTGGCGGGTCATAGGGCTGCACCGGAGATCTCCCAGAACGGCCTCAACCTAGAGAATGTCCCATGTACGCCAGCGGTGTGGACCACCCTAATGGGAGATCTTATAGTTCTGGAGCAGACCCTCTGCTTCCAGAGGATGGAGGAAATAGTAGAGGGAATTGCAACATACTCAGGAGGCTCAGTGAGGGGGGTTCATGCCGTCAAGGGGTCAGACCTAAAGAGGGCCGCCTTCCCTGGAGCCCAATCCCTGACGATGAGGGTTGGAAGGGCCATAAGGACGGCCCTGAAGGAGGGGAAAAGCCCCGTGGATGCGATGCTTAAAGCCCTTGGACCGATAGGATTCAAGCTATTCGAGGGGGAGATCTTCGACTACTGGCAGGAGGGACGGTTCTCCTTCATCTGGGGTGTAGCCAAGATAAAGGGGACCGGTCCATATGCTGGCCACGACATGAAGATCTGGTACAAGAACGAGCACCACATCTCATGGCTAGACGGCAAACCCTACGTCACAAGCCCGGATGGAATAAATGTTATAGATGTCGAGACGGGTTGGGGCTTGGCCAACTTCTGGCCTGCTGAGTGGGAGCCCGGAAGAAAGGTAGCTGTGGTGGGAGTCAAGGCGGAGGACCGATGGGAGACCCCAATGGGCCTGAAGCTATTCGGACCCTCTCACTTCCGCTTCGACATCCCGCACATCCCGATAGACAAGATATACAAGCCATTCGAATAA
- a CDS encoding M20 family metallopeptidase — translation MISQEDKERLFKYIEKNWEYAVSVLDRLIRANTVNPPGNEIEAAKVVSEELERLELPYEIYEKETGRANILTRMGEGSPSLMLISHLDVVPPGEGWDYPPLQASLIGDRVYGRGSVDNKGQLASSLLALKALKELEIPIPGTLFVLGAADEEKGSAMGVRYLLEEGTIRSDFVLVTEATNGGIEVAEKGSVGGRLISKGRQAHGSMPEKGINAIIKMAKVLAKLEEFRFTFEPDPLLGGPTINVGVIKGGIAGNVVPPSCEAQLDIRIVPSMDANTVKRDLENFIARIKAEDPEVDIEVDIPRSLPATSISPEAPFPKILGETIEEVTGTKPNYFGIGGITVAKLFILRGIPAPVFSLGDEGLCHMANEFITVSDLINNAKIYSLLATKLSRI, via the coding sequence ATGATATCTCAAGAAGATAAAGAGAGGCTTTTTAAATATATTGAAAAAAATTGGGAGTATGCAGTCAGTGTTCTAGATAGGCTAATTAGAGCTAATACTGTGAACCCGCCTGGAAATGAGATCGAGGCCGCTAAGGTCGTATCAGAGGAGCTTGAGAGGTTAGAATTACCATATGAGATTTATGAGAAGGAGACTGGTAGAGCTAACATTCTAACTAGAATGGGTGAGGGCTCTCCATCTCTAATGTTGATATCTCATCTTGATGTCGTCCCGCCTGGTGAGGGGTGGGATTACCCCCCACTCCAAGCGAGTTTGATAGGAGATAGGGTCTATGGAAGGGGGAGCGTCGATAATAAGGGTCAACTGGCATCGTCTCTACTAGCTCTAAAGGCTCTAAAGGAACTTGAAATTCCAATACCAGGAACCCTTTTCGTGCTGGGGGCCGCTGATGAGGAGAAGGGGAGTGCGATGGGGGTTAGATACCTGCTCGAAGAGGGAACAATAAGATCCGACTTCGTCCTCGTGACGGAGGCCACAAACGGGGGGATCGAGGTTGCTGAGAAGGGGTCAGTGGGGGGGAGACTGATATCGAAGGGTAGACAAGCTCACGGCAGCATGCCAGAGAAGGGCATAAACGCCATTATCAAGATGGCCAAGGTCCTGGCCAAGCTCGAGGAGTTCAGATTCACCTTTGAGCCAGACCCCCTCCTAGGAGGGCCGACGATAAATGTAGGAGTAATAAAGGGAGGAATAGCCGGAAACGTTGTCCCACCCTCCTGTGAAGCTCAACTAGACATAAGAATAGTCCCAAGCATGGATGCGAACACCGTAAAGAGAGACCTAGAGAACTTTATTGCGAGGATTAAAGCGGAGGATCCTGAGGTAGATATAGAGGTGGATATCCCTAGGAGCCTACCCGCCACATCCATATCGCCAGAAGCCCCATTCCCAAAGATCCTTGGAGAGACAATAGAGGAGGTGACTGGAACCAAGCCTAATTACTTCGGTATAGGAGGAATAACGGTTGCAAAGTTATTCATACTCCGTGGAATTCCAGCCCCAGTATTCAGCCTAGGAGATGAAGGCCTTTGTCACATGGCAAACGAGTTCATAACAGTCAGCGACTTAATCAACAATGCGAAGATATATTCACTACTGGCGACAAAACTCAGTAGAATATAA
- a CDS encoding DUF917 domain-containing protein, with the protein MSKERVLSEQEIENFLIGAEILGTGGGGGRQWALAMLETLKERGKRISIIDPKELPEDALIVGAAGVGGGVEREVREKILKKFGEMPGMRDYMKRVSLAEKMMVGELGEEVSAYLAFELGCGNTILPAVVAAMSDKPVVDGDCNGRAVPEVELCTLNVVGIPFTPMVIVTPWMESMIVKRVVDYSRAEDISRYIAVASGGSCLIMGAPIRGKILPSAIVKNTISKSIKLGQAIREAIDKGRDPVDAAVKAINGYLLFKGKVTGFRREERGGFMWGEHTYEGVEEYSGKKLRIWFKNENLISYLDDKPYVCGPDLLCVVDSKTGRGLSNWGTEFTEGRGISIIGVKADDIWRTDRGLKIFNPRHFGFDIEYKPIEEFFK; encoded by the coding sequence ATGTCAAAAGAGAGAGTTTTATCAGAGCAAGAGATTGAGAATTTTCTTATAGGTGCTGAGATCCTTGGTACTGGAGGTGGCGGAGGGAGGCAGTGGGCCCTCGCCATGCTCGAAACATTGAAGGAAAGGGGAAAGAGAATCAGCATAATAGATCCTAAGGAGCTTCCAGAGGACGCCTTGATCGTGGGAGCCGCGGGTGTTGGAGGCGGGGTGGAAAGGGAGGTTAGAGAGAAGATCCTAAAGAAGTTCGGAGAGATGCCAGGTATGAGAGACTACATGAAGAGGGTCTCCTTAGCTGAGAAGATGATGGTTGGAGAGCTCGGCGAGGAGGTCTCTGCCTACCTAGCCTTCGAGCTGGGATGTGGAAACACCATCCTGCCAGCCGTCGTGGCAGCTATGAGTGATAAGCCAGTGGTGGACGGCGACTGTAACGGGAGGGCTGTCCCAGAGGTCGAACTCTGCACACTAAACGTCGTAGGTATACCCTTCACACCTATGGTGATAGTAACTCCATGGATGGAGTCCATGATCGTAAAACGGGTGGTGGACTACAGCCGGGCTGAGGACATCAGCCGCTACATCGCCGTCGCATCCGGAGGAAGCTGCCTAATAATGGGGGCCCCAATAAGAGGAAAGATACTTCCAAGCGCGATTGTTAAGAATACCATATCAAAGTCTATAAAATTGGGCCAGGCTATCCGAGAGGCCATAGATAAAGGAAGAGATCCCGTAGATGCTGCAGTTAAAGCCATAAACGGCTATCTGCTATTCAAAGGGAAAGTAACAGGATTTAGAAGGGAGGAGAGAGGAGGATTCATGTGGGGTGAGCACACTTACGAGGGAGTCGAGGAGTACTCAGGTAAAAAGCTTAGGATATGGTTCAAAAACGAAAATTTGATCTCCTACTTGGATGATAAGCCATATGTCTGCGGCCCAGACCTCCTATGCGTCGTAGATTCAAAGACAGGAAGGGGTCTCTCAAACTGGGGTACTGAATTCACAGAGGGAAGAGGGATCTCGATAATAGGCGTTAAGGCCGATGATATATGGAGAACCGATAGAGGATTGAAAATATTTAACCCAAGGCATTTCGGTTTCGATATAGAGTATAAACCAATAGAAGAATTCTTCAAATAA
- a CDS encoding glutamate mutase L, protein MEYILATDVGSTTTKARLFKKIHGEWRYLLSGEAPTTVEAPYENVIMGVRNAIREIEELTGLKILSEDGKIIKPHSDGRGVDFYCSTSSAGGGLQMMVAGVIKTMTAESANRAALGAGAIVMDVIAVDDGRPDYQKLDRIRHLRPDMILLAGGTDGGTTALVMQVAELLAAADPKPRLGADYKLPLVYCGNVDARPAIKRLMEDKFALSIVDNIRPVLEVENTEPARRAIHELFMEHVMSHAPGYPELMSWVDIDILPTPAGEGMAMQLIAYMEKSNVLGVGLGGATTNVYSVVDGRFVRSVSANLGMSYSICNVMKETGVNNIIRWIPFKIDEETLVDMLRNKMIRPTTIPQTLRSLIVEHAVAREALRLGLQHHKTIATRLKGAKMAQRMIGDMFEYMLKETYIEMMKIDVIAGTGGLLSHAPRRVQSMMIMIDAFQPEGVTRMYQDSVFMMPHLGVLSRAFPDIAWNIFDKDCLVRLGTVIAPAGVLKGGEEALSIKMELPEGRILEKDIHFGEIVRLPLAEKSRSKITISPKHNLDAGAGPGKTLETEIEGGVVGVIIDARGRPLQLPQDDRERRRTLLGWFESLDAYPKEIMEGWKEG, encoded by the coding sequence ATGGAATACATTCTGGCTACTGATGTTGGAAGCACCACCACTAAGGCTAGATTGTTTAAGAAGATTCACGGGGAGTGGAGGTATCTCCTAAGCGGGGAGGCACCAACAACCGTAGAGGCACCTTACGAGAACGTCATAATGGGGGTTCGAAATGCGATCAGGGAGATAGAGGAACTCACGGGGCTCAAGATCCTCTCAGAGGACGGTAAAATAATAAAACCACATTCTGATGGTCGAGGGGTTGACTTTTACTGCAGCACCAGCAGCGCGGGAGGAGGGCTACAGATGATGGTGGCGGGTGTGATCAAGACGATGACTGCAGAGAGTGCAAACAGAGCGGCGCTCGGGGCAGGAGCCATCGTAATGGATGTAATAGCCGTCGACGATGGTAGGCCTGATTACCAGAAGCTAGACAGGATCCGTCATCTTAGGCCGGATATGATCCTATTAGCGGGAGGTACCGATGGAGGGACAACTGCCCTAGTGATGCAGGTAGCTGAGCTGCTAGCCGCCGCGGATCCGAAGCCAAGGCTCGGAGCAGACTATAAGCTCCCTCTCGTATACTGCGGAAATGTTGATGCTCGCCCTGCTATCAAGAGGCTTATGGAGGACAAGTTCGCCCTTTCTATCGTAGATAACATAAGGCCGGTCCTAGAGGTAGAGAACACTGAGCCCGCCAGAAGGGCAATACATGAACTGTTCATGGAGCACGTGATGTCCCATGCCCCAGGATATCCTGAACTTATGAGCTGGGTGGATATCGACATACTTCCAACGCCTGCGGGTGAGGGGATGGCGATGCAGCTAATCGCGTACATGGAGAAGTCTAATGTCCTTGGAGTTGGTCTAGGTGGCGCAACGACAAACGTGTACTCGGTTGTGGATGGTAGATTTGTGAGAAGTGTAAGTGCTAATTTAGGTATGAGTTATAGTATATGTAATGTTATGAAGGAGACAGGGGTAAATAATATTATACGTTGGATACCCTTTAAAATAGATGAAGAAACACTCGTTGACATGTTGAGAAATAAAATGATAAGACCCACGACAATTCCTCAGACATTAAGGTCGCTCATTGTAGAGCACGCTGTTGCGAGAGAGGCGTTAAGGCTGGGCCTTCAGCATCATAAAACAATAGCTACCAGACTAAAGGGGGCTAAAATGGCCCAAAGAATGATAGGAGACATGTTTGAGTATATGCTTAAAGAGACATATATTGAGATGATGAAGATAGATGTGATAGCTGGAACTGGAGGCCTACTATCTCATGCACCTAGGAGGGTTCAGTCTATGATGATAATGATAGATGCATTCCAACCAGAGGGGGTAACGAGGATGTATCAGGATAGTGTATTTATGATGCCCCACCTCGGAGTATTATCAAGGGCCTTCCCGGATATAGCATGGAACATCTTCGATAAGGACTGTCTAGTGAGGCTTGGAACCGTAATAGCCCCAGCAGGAGTGTTGAAAGGTGGAGAGGAGGCTCTGAGCATCAAGATGGAGTTACCAGAGGGGAGAATTCTTGAAAAGGACATTCACTTCGGGGAGATTGTGAGATTGCCCCTCGCAGAAAAGTCAAGGTCAAAGATAACTATCTCTCCCAAACATAACCTAGACGCTGGAGCAGGACCAGGAAAAACGTTAGAAACAGAGATAGAGGGAGGAGTTGTGGGTGTGATAATAGACGCCCGAGGCAGGCCACTCCAGCTGCCTCAAGATGATAGAGAGAGGAGAAGAACCCTGCTAGGCTGGTTTGAATCTCTAGACGCATATCCCAAGGAAATAATGGAAGGATGGAAGGAGGGCTGA